One genomic region from Oryzias melastigma strain HK-1 linkage group LG19, ASM292280v2, whole genome shotgun sequence encodes:
- the zgc:56095 gene encoding ferritin, heavy subunit: MQSAVRHNFHAETEGDINKLINLKLNASYTYLSLGMYFDRDDVALPKFSSFFLERSEKERDQAEKLLEYQNLRGGRILLQNVAKPSKDDWKSGLDALTYSLDYQKTLNKCITDVHHRADAHHDAHFCDFLEQHFLIDSHDTIKTLGDYIGSLGRLVTSETNGSLGEYLFDKHTL, from the exons ATGCAGTCTGCAGTCAGACACAACTTCCATGCAGAGACCGAAGGAGACATCAACAAGCTCATCAACCTGAAGCTGAATGCTTCCTACACCTATCTGTCCCTG GGGATGTATTTTGACAGGGATGATGTTGCGTTGCCAAAATTCTCCAGTTTTTTCCTGGAACGCTCCGAGAAGGAAAGGGATCAAGCCGAGAAGCTTCTGGAATACCAGAACTTGAGAGGAGGCCGGATTTTGCTTCAAAATGTTGCA AAACCAAGCAAAGATGACTGGAAAAGTGGCCTGGATGCTTTGACATACTCCTTGGATTACCAGAAGACTCTAAACAAATGCATCACTGATGTGCACCACAGAGCAGACGCTCACCATGATGCACAT TTCTGCGATTTCCTTGAGCAGCACTTCCTCATCGACAGCCACGATACCATCAAGACGCTGGGAGATTACATCGGAAGCCTCGGCCGCCTGGTTACATCGGAGACGAATGGCTCTCTGGGCGAATACCTGTTTGATAAACACACTCTGTAG